One window from the genome of Methanoculleus sp. 7T encodes:
- the gyrA gene encoding DNA gyrase subunit A, translated as MTSDQVVPINIEEEMKSCYIDYAMSVIIGRAIPDVRDGLKPVHRRTLYAMRELGNTSDKPYKKSARIVGDVMGKYHPHGDSAIYDTLVKMAQPFSYRYTLVDGQGNFGSIDGDSAAAMRYTEARLTKISEELLADIDKETVDFVPNFDESLKEPDVLPAKVPNLLVNGSSGIAVGMATNMPPHNLREVCEATCRVIDDAGVSTEELMRIMPGPDFPTGGVIMGTEGIRDAYLTGRGKCVVRGIAEIEEEGRTPQIIITEIPFQVNKARLIEHIASLVRDKRVEGISDIRDESDRDGMRVVIDLKKGTAPQVVLNYLYKHTALESTFGIINLAIVDRQPHTLNLKELIHEFLKHRVEVVRRRSEFDLAKTEERMHILRGLLVALENIDAVVATIRASGTTEEAQKALVAKFALDDVQADAILKMQLRRLAALEQQKILDERDALAKESERLTAILASDASILAEIRKELVDISARYGDERRTQIGRAAEAIEMEDLIEDKPMLVSLTSSNYIKRIDLDTYRNQRRGGRGIIGMATKDDDGVENVFVANMHDCLLCFTDKGRVYWLKVYDLPEGQRTSKGKAVVNLLNLDGEERVTAVIPVREFSSDHFLFFATRGGTVAKMALEEFSRPRQTGINAINLRDGDELVDVKATDGDQELILTTKFGQSLRFHEEAVRPVRRNAMGVRGIRLRHGDTLQAISVVEKDHLLTITEQGFGKRTEFDEFRGHGRGTMGVRNIVVDVRGGGVVGSMAVSDDDEIIVMSASGIVIRTKVSEISIQKRGTRGVRIMKLDDGDRVIGFTILDSGDDEEEEE; from the coding sequence TCATCGGCCGCGCCATCCCCGACGTGCGAGACGGCTTAAAGCCGGTCCACCGCCGCACTCTCTATGCCATGCGGGAGCTCGGCAATACAAGCGACAAGCCCTACAAGAAGAGCGCCCGTATTGTCGGAGACGTAATGGGTAAGTACCATCCCCACGGCGATTCGGCCATCTACGACACGCTGGTGAAGATGGCGCAACCGTTCTCCTACCGCTATACGCTGGTGGACGGCCAGGGGAACTTCGGTTCGATCGACGGGGACTCCGCCGCCGCCATGCGGTACACCGAGGCACGGCTCACGAAGATCTCTGAGGAACTCCTGGCCGATATCGACAAGGAGACCGTCGACTTCGTCCCCAACTTCGATGAGTCGCTCAAGGAGCCCGACGTCCTCCCGGCAAAGGTCCCGAACCTCCTCGTCAACGGATCGAGCGGGATTGCTGTGGGCATGGCGACGAACATGCCGCCCCACAACCTCCGCGAGGTCTGCGAGGCGACGTGCCGCGTCATCGACGATGCGGGCGTATCCACGGAGGAGCTGATGCGGATCATGCCCGGTCCGGACTTCCCGACGGGTGGAGTCATCATGGGCACCGAAGGGATCCGTGACGCTTACCTGACCGGGCGCGGAAAGTGTGTGGTCCGTGGGATCGCGGAGATCGAAGAGGAGGGCCGGACCCCGCAGATCATCATCACCGAGATTCCCTTCCAGGTGAACAAGGCGCGCCTGATCGAGCATATCGCAAGCCTCGTCCGCGACAAGAGGGTTGAGGGGATAAGCGACATCCGCGATGAGTCGGACCGGGACGGCATGCGGGTTGTGATCGACCTGAAGAAGGGGACCGCGCCTCAGGTGGTGTTAAACTACCTCTACAAGCATACGGCGCTCGAGTCCACCTTCGGCATCATCAACCTCGCCATCGTCGACCGCCAGCCCCACACCTTAAACCTCAAGGAACTCATCCACGAGTTCCTCAAGCACCGGGTAGAGGTGGTCCGGCGGAGGAGCGAGTTCGATCTCGCAAAGACCGAAGAGCGGATGCATATCCTCCGCGGCCTCCTTGTTGCACTTGAGAACATCGACGCCGTCGTCGCCACCATCCGGGCGTCCGGGACGACGGAGGAGGCACAGAAGGCGCTGGTGGCGAAGTTTGCGCTGGACGATGTGCAGGCGGATGCCATCTTGAAGATGCAGCTTCGGAGGCTTGCGGCGCTTGAGCAGCAGAAGATTCTGGATGAGCGCGACGCCCTTGCGAAGGAGAGCGAGCGGCTCACCGCGATCCTCGCAAGCGATGCGAGCATCCTTGCCGAGATCAGGAAGGAACTCGTCGATATCAGCGCCCGCTACGGTGATGAGCGGAGGACGCAGATCGGGCGTGCGGCCGAGGCCATCGAGATGGAGGACCTCATCGAGGATAAGCCGATGCTGGTCTCGCTCACCTCTTCAAACTACATAAAAAGGATCGACCTTGATACCTACCGGAATCAGCGGCGCGGAGGGCGCGGTATCATCGGCATGGCCACAAAGGACGACGACGGTGTCGAGAACGTCTTCGTCGCAAACATGCACGACTGCCTCCTCTGCTTCACCGACAAAGGAAGGGTCTACTGGCTGAAGGTCTACGACCTCCCCGAGGGGCAGCGGACGAGCAAGGGTAAGGCTGTCGTCAACCTCTTAAACCTCGACGGGGAGGAACGGGTGACCGCGGTTATCCCGGTCCGTGAGTTCAGCTCGGACCACTTCCTCTTCTTTGCGACGAGGGGAGGAACGGTTGCGAAGATGGCGCTCGAGGAGTTCTCGCGGCCCCGGCAGACCGGGATCAATGCCATCAACCTCCGCGACGGCGACGAACTGGTGGACGTGAAGGCGACCGATGGGGATCAGGAACTGATCCTGACGACAAAGTTCGGGCAGAGCCTCAGGTTCCACGAGGAGGCCGTCCGCCCGGTCCGCAGGAACGCGATGGGGGTGCGGGGGATCAGGCTCCGCCACGGTGATACCCTGCAGGCAATATCTGTGGTCGAGAAGGACCACCTCCTCACCATAACCGAGCAGGGCTTCGGCAAGCGGACGGAGTTCGACGAGTTCCGCGGCCACGGCAGGGGCACGATGGGCGTCCGGAACATCGTCGTCGACGTCCGGGGCGGCGGCGTCGTCGGGTCGATGGCGGTCTCGGACGACGATGAGATCATCGTGATGAGCGCATCAGGCATTGTGATCCGGACGAAAGTTTCCGAGATCTCGATCCAGAAGCGGGGCACCCGGGGTGTCAGGATCATGAAACTCGATGACGGCGACCGCGTCATCGGGTTTACTATTCTCGATTCCGGGGATGACGAGGAAGAGGAGGAGTAA
- a CDS encoding secondary thiamine-phosphate synthase enzyme YjbQ has protein sequence MFQTTIEVETHGEGEIVNLTPRVEQAVAESGVREGLANVFVSGSTAAVTTIEYEPGVLSDLRRALSVVAPADVPYEHDAAWGDGNGRSHVRAAIIGPSLTVPVIGGRLGCGTWQQVVLLELDVRPSRRRTVYVTIQG, from the coding sequence ATGTTTCAGACGACGATTGAGGTAGAGACGCACGGAGAGGGGGAGATCGTCAACCTCACGCCCCGGGTAGAACAGGCGGTCGCCGAGAGCGGCGTGCGGGAGGGGCTTGCAAACGTCTTCGTTTCAGGATCGACCGCCGCCGTCACCACCATCGAGTATGAGCCCGGCGTGCTCTCCGACCTCCGCCGGGCGCTCTCGGTCGTCGCCCCGGCCGATGTCCCCTACGAGCATGATGCGGCATGGGGCGACGGCAACGGACGGTCCCATGTCAGGGCGGCGATAATCGGCCCGTCGCTCACCGTCCCGGTGATCGGGGGCAGGCTCGGGTGCGGCACCTGGCAACAGGTCGTCCTTCTCGAACTGGACGTGCGGCCGAGCCGCAGGAGGACGGTCTACGTGACTATCCAAGGTTAG
- a CDS encoding UPF0147 family protein, with protein MASPDETIRICIQMLQNISEDSTIPRNIRRVADETKTVLQDESRSIGLRAATAISMIDEISNDPNMPVHARTRIWELVSQLETVPLD; from the coding sequence ATGGCAAGTCCAGACGAAACAATACGAATCTGCATCCAGATGCTGCAGAATATCAGCGAGGATTCCACCATCCCGCGCAATATCCGCCGCGTCGCAGACGAGACGAAAACAGTTCTTCAGGATGAATCCCGGAGTATCGGTCTCCGCGCCGCAACCGCAATCTCCATGATCGACGAGATCAGCAACGACCCGAACATGCCGGTCCACGCACGGACTCGCATCTGGGAACTGGTATCGCAACTCGAAACTGTACCTCTCGATTAA
- a CDS encoding Sjogren's syndrome/scleroderma autoantigen 1 family protein — MTADKADEVMAEYLLKGGKMLAKSCKVCGYPLFEYKGETQCVICPLEASEESFPKPEAPEPVQTPQLPPEPATAQSPAPVITAAVPGPQGRVAAELERTILHLCERIRSEPRADECLTLMMAVEKGAEALVRLGQR; from the coding sequence ATGACGGCTGATAAGGCTGACGAAGTCATGGCTGAGTATCTCCTGAAGGGAGGAAAGATGCTCGCCAAATCCTGTAAGGTCTGCGGGTACCCTCTGTTTGAGTATAAAGGAGAGACACAGTGCGTGATCTGCCCGCTGGAAGCGTCGGAAGAGTCTTTTCCCAAACCGGAGGCACCGGAACCTGTCCAGACTCCTCAGTTGCCCCCCGAGCCTGCGACTGCACAATCTCCTGCACCGGTAATAACCGCAGCCGTTCCCGGACCGCAAGGCCGGGTTGCCGCGGAACTCGAGCGGACGATCCTCCATCTCTGCGAGCGCATCAGGAGTGAGCCCCGGGCCGACGAATGCCTGACCCTGATGATGGCGGTAGAGAAGGGCGCCGAAGCGCTCGTCAGACTTGGTCAACGGTAA
- a CDS encoding DEAD/DEAH box helicase, which produces MNYVSHPLIRQESIEERRYQLSITLRALDANTMVVLPTGLGKTAVALLVAASRLLSHPGRVLMLAPTKPLVEQHLRFFKQFLLSQDGSEPEESYFAMFTGDTPPDERAAAWEACRICFATPQVIKNDCLAGRYSLADVVLLVVDECHRAVGNYAYVFLAQHYCTTANKPLLLAMTASPGGDQAKVQEVCENLHIEAVETRVETDEDVRPYIHERDIQYIDIYLPEELQAALVALRGLVESRLTKLAKLNFRVPKPDKLTIKALNGLNAQIQQRIRSRDPSAFIAASLHAECMKLRHAISLTETQGSEALKLYLARLGAEGASSAGSKASKRLVSDPVYRNLVEESGRWKEELHPKVSIVCELVRTQLAEHPDSRIIVFATYRDTVQTLVDAISATGIACERFVGQASRDAERGLTQKEQIEILTRFREGEFKCLIATSVGEEGLDVPSTDMVIFYEAVPSEIRSIQRKGRTGRSGSGTIVVLVTKGTSDEAFRYVSQTRERAMVMGIKKMSAAPDPAPAPSIPAATKQMNFEEFASQGPAITVDDRETSSRVAVRLHELGAAITIERLEFGDYAIGDRILVERKTSQDFMDTLVERDLFGQIKAMAEVVPRPILIIEGEDLYTVRNIHPNAVRGTLAAITVDMGVTLLFTRDADDTAEMLYVLAQREGSERGERKVHPKKSYRSAREEQEYALAAFPNIGLRSARLLLEHFGSLKAIIDADPEELASVRGIGEKTAQGIWDLARRPYR; this is translated from the coding sequence ATGAACTACGTCTCCCACCCGCTGATCCGGCAGGAGAGCATCGAGGAGCGGCGATACCAACTCTCCATAACGCTCCGGGCGCTTGACGCGAACACAATGGTCGTCCTCCCGACCGGCCTCGGGAAGACGGCCGTCGCGCTCCTTGTCGCGGCTTCCCGCCTCCTCTCCCATCCGGGCAGGGTGCTGATGCTCGCGCCCACAAAACCCCTTGTTGAGCAGCATCTCCGTTTTTTTAAACAGTTCCTGCTCTCCCAAGACGGCTCCGAGCCGGAAGAATCCTATTTTGCGATGTTCACCGGGGATACTCCTCCCGACGAGCGGGCCGCCGCATGGGAGGCCTGCCGGATCTGTTTTGCCACCCCGCAGGTGATCAAGAACGACTGCTTAGCAGGGAGATACAGCCTCGCCGACGTCGTGCTGCTGGTCGTGGACGAGTGCCACCGGGCGGTGGGGAACTACGCGTACGTCTTCCTTGCCCAGCACTACTGCACCACGGCAAACAAGCCCCTGCTGCTTGCGATGACCGCCTCGCCCGGAGGCGATCAGGCAAAGGTGCAGGAGGTCTGCGAGAACCTTCACATCGAGGCGGTCGAGACACGGGTGGAGACCGACGAAGATGTTCGCCCTTACATCCACGAGCGCGACATCCAGTATATCGACATCTACCTGCCCGAGGAACTTCAGGCGGCGCTCGTCGCTCTCCGGGGACTCGTGGAGTCGCGCCTCACCAAACTCGCGAAACTCAACTTCCGGGTCCCGAAACCGGATAAGCTCACCATAAAGGCGCTCAACGGCTTAAACGCCCAGATCCAGCAACGGATACGATCGCGCGACCCCTCCGCTTTCATCGCGGCATCCCTGCACGCCGAGTGCATGAAACTCCGCCATGCTATCTCGCTCACCGAGACGCAAGGGAGCGAGGCGCTTAAACTCTACTTGGCGCGTCTCGGTGCGGAAGGGGCCTCGAGCGCAGGGAGCAAGGCAAGTAAGCGCCTCGTCAGCGATCCCGTCTACCGGAACCTCGTCGAGGAGTCCGGGCGCTGGAAGGAGGAACTCCACCCCAAGGTTTCAATCGTCTGCGAACTGGTGCGGACACAACTTGCGGAGCATCCCGACAGCCGGATCATCGTCTTTGCGACCTACCGCGACACCGTCCAGACGCTTGTCGATGCAATCTCGGCGACCGGAATCGCCTGCGAACGATTCGTCGGGCAGGCCTCAAGGGATGCGGAGCGGGGGCTCACGCAGAAAGAGCAGATCGAGATCCTCACGCGGTTCCGGGAGGGAGAATTCAAGTGTCTGATCGCGACCTCGGTGGGCGAGGAAGGGCTCGATGTCCCCTCGACGGATATGGTGATCTTTTACGAGGCCGTTCCTTCGGAGATCAGGAGCATTCAGCGGAAGGGGAGAACCGGGAGGAGCGGCAGCGGCACGATCGTCGTCTTGGTAACGAAAGGCACATCCGATGAGGCGTTCCGGTACGTGAGCCAGACCCGGGAGCGGGCGATGGTGATGGGGATCAAGAAGATGAGCGCCGCGCCCGATCCCGCACCCGCCCCGTCCATCCCGGCCGCCACCAAACAGATGAACTTCGAGGAGTTCGCATCCCAGGGGCCGGCGATCACCGTCGATGACCGGGAGACGTCGTCACGGGTCGCCGTGCGCCTGCACGAACTTGGGGCGGCGATCACGATCGAGCGTCTGGAGTTCGGCGATTACGCCATAGGAGACCGTATCCTCGTGGAGCGGAAGACCTCGCAGGACTTTATGGACACCCTCGTGGAGCGGGATCTCTTCGGGCAGATCAAGGCCATGGCGGAAGTTGTGCCGAGGCCGATCCTGATCATCGAGGGAGAAGACCTCTACACGGTGCGAAACATCCACCCGAACGCCGTTCGGGGCACGCTTGCCGCCATCACGGTCGATATGGGGGTTACGCTGCTATTCACACGAGATGCGGACGATACCGCCGAGATGCTCTACGTCCTCGCACAGCGGGAGGGGAGCGAGCGGGGAGAGCGGAAAGTGCATCCGAAGAAGTCCTACCGGTCGGCCCGCGAAGAACAGGAGTATGCGCTTGCCGCGTTCCCGAATATCGGCCTCCGGAGTGCACGGCTCCTCCTTGAGCACTTCGGGTCGCTCAAGGCGATCATCGACGCCGACCCGGAGGAACTGGCGTCGGTGCGCGGGATCGGCGAGAAGACCGCGCAGGGCATATGGGATCTCGCCCGCAGGCCTTACCGTTGA
- the glyS gene encoding glycine--tRNA ligase: MAETSDIYEKVMEVARRRGFVWPSSEIYGSIAGFIDYGPLGAMMKRNIENLWRSFYVFQEGYYEIECPTVGNEAIFVASGHVKEFADKMVQCPHCGEYLRADHIATENGIENAGTLSSEALQAALYELPCPACKEPLGEAGVFAFNLMFETTIGPGSQRKGYLRPETAQGIFTDFPRLLRFYRDKLPFGAVQIGKSYRNEISPRQGMIRLREFSQAEAEIFVHPDEKKHPAFQRYADHEAPLLTIARQLENQEPAAMTMRAAVDKGLIANEYVAYYIALTHKLLTAIGVDPARLRFRQHLTEERAHYAADCWDAEVYSGRFGWVEVVGIADRTNYDLRSHAGHSGTSMTVFMPYDEPKRVMKRRIVADMGVLGPKFRGKAKAIADALAASEPGEDGARVTVDGEEIFIPADLYQVKEQEVEIRGEEVMPHVIEPSYGIDRMIYVALEHSYAEDEVDGEIRKVLRLPPAVAPVQVAVFPLMNRDGLDTIAQTITERLTQCRILAQYDDSGAIGRRYRRQDEVGTPFAVTIDYDTLEDNTATVRDRDSMEQVRVPIERLPEILSALITGTTTFRELKA; encoded by the coding sequence ATGGCCGAGACGAGCGATATCTACGAAAAAGTCATGGAAGTAGCCAGAAGACGTGGTTTTGTCTGGCCCTCATCCGAGATATACGGGTCGATCGCCGGTTTCATCGATTACGGCCCGCTCGGAGCGATGATGAAGCGGAACATCGAGAACCTCTGGCGATCGTTCTACGTCTTCCAGGAAGGCTACTACGAGATCGAATGCCCCACCGTCGGAAACGAAGCAATCTTCGTCGCATCCGGTCATGTGAAAGAGTTTGCCGATAAGATGGTGCAGTGCCCGCACTGCGGCGAATACCTCCGCGCAGATCATATCGCAACAGAGAACGGCATTGAGAATGCGGGCACGCTCTCGTCCGAGGCGCTCCAGGCTGCACTCTACGAGCTCCCCTGCCCCGCATGCAAGGAGCCCCTGGGCGAGGCCGGCGTCTTTGCGTTCAATCTGATGTTCGAGACCACCATCGGCCCCGGGTCGCAGCGGAAGGGTTACCTGCGCCCAGAGACCGCCCAGGGCATCTTCACCGACTTCCCCCGGCTCCTGCGCTTCTACCGGGACAAACTCCCCTTCGGCGCCGTCCAGATCGGGAAGTCGTACCGAAACGAGATCTCTCCTCGTCAGGGAATGATCCGGCTGCGGGAGTTCTCTCAAGCAGAGGCCGAGATCTTCGTCCACCCCGATGAGAAGAAACACCCTGCCTTCCAACGCTACGCAGACCACGAAGCGCCCCTCCTCACCATCGCACGGCAGCTCGAGAACCAGGAGCCTGCCGCGATGACGATGCGCGCCGCGGTGGACAAGGGCCTGATCGCAAACGAGTACGTCGCCTACTATATCGCGCTCACGCACAAACTGCTGACCGCCATCGGCGTAGACCCGGCAAGACTCCGATTCCGCCAGCACCTGACCGAAGAGCGGGCGCATTACGCGGCCGACTGCTGGGACGCCGAGGTCTACTCCGGCCGCTTCGGGTGGGTTGAGGTCGTCGGCATAGCCGACCGCACCAACTACGACCTGCGCTCGCATGCCGGACACTCCGGGACCTCGATGACGGTCTTCATGCCGTACGACGAGCCGAAACGGGTCATGAAACGGCGGATCGTAGCAGACATGGGCGTGCTCGGCCCCAAGTTCCGCGGTAAGGCGAAGGCAATCGCAGACGCCCTAGCCGCTTCGGAACCGGGAGAGGACGGCGCGCGCGTCACCGTCGACGGCGAAGAGATCTTCATCCCCGCAGACCTCTACCAGGTCAAAGAGCAGGAAGTGGAGATCCGCGGCGAAGAAGTGATGCCGCATGTCATCGAGCCCTCATACGGCATCGATCGGATGATCTACGTCGCGCTGGAGCACAGTTACGCGGAAGATGAGGTCGACGGCGAGATAAGAAAGGTGCTTCGGCTCCCGCCGGCGGTCGCACCGGTCCAGGTCGCCGTCTTCCCGCTGATGAACCGGGACGGCCTCGATACCATCGCGCAGACGATCACGGAGAGACTCACCCAGTGCCGCATCCTCGCCCAGTACGACGACTCCGGTGCCATCGGCAGGCGTTACCGGAGGCAGGACGAAGTCGGGACACCCTTTGCCGTCACGATCGACTACGATACGCTCGAAGACAACACGGCTACCGTCAGGGATCGCGACAGCATGGAGCAGGTCCGGGTGCCGATCGAGCGGTTGCCGGAGATCCTCTCCGCACTCATCACCGGCACCACCACGTTCCGCGAACTCAAAGCATGA
- a CDS encoding helix-turn-helix domain-containing protein, whose amino-acid sequence MPEDTRKQQLLELFTTITNKKTIVEPMRKVHGTLRDRDAVEREIALIMREILDQGYFKTKLAPRQLAKLVVAYYDGKNDTEIARALGDEKLSKTVARARVRLKLFRELDFKMPFDRETMTDLLDSGKTMKEISEELDVSPSTLREYRHVIEQQRDTTLDPYLERIRDVMEDRDLSEQMTRGVTNDGLSEAIDITEAIDMGEF is encoded by the coding sequence ATGCCAGAAGATACCCGCAAGCAGCAGCTCCTTGAGCTGTTCACGACTATCACGAACAAGAAGACGATCGTTGAGCCGATGAGGAAGGTTCACGGTACGCTCCGGGATCGCGACGCTGTTGAGCGCGAGATCGCCCTGATCATGCGGGAGATCCTCGATCAGGGGTACTTCAAGACCAAACTCGCCCCACGGCAGCTCGCAAAGCTCGTGGTTGCGTACTATGACGGCAAAAACGATACAGAGATTGCGAGGGCGCTCGGCGATGAGAAGCTGAGCAAGACCGTGGCACGTGCCCGGGTCCGCCTCAAACTCTTCAGGGAACTCGATTTCAAGATGCCGTTCGATCGGGAGACGATGACGGATCTTCTTGATTCCGGGAAGACCATGAAGGAGATCAGCGAGGAACTTGACGTGAGCCCCTCCACGCTTCGTGAGTACCGCCATGTGATCGAACAGCAGAGAGACACCACCCTGGACCCGTATCTGGAACGGATCAGAGATGTGATGGAGGACCGTGATCTCTCCGAACAGATGACGCGTGGTGTCACCAACGACGGCCTCTCCGAGGCCATCGACATCACCGAAGCGATTGATATGGGGGAGTTCTGA
- a CDS encoding metal-dependent hydrolase, translating into MRLTWFGHACFSLVGSRTVLIDPFVPEGTLPVEPDIVAVTHAHADHLGMTVQLKKKTVAINEVAKYLASKGVPAEPMNIGGSITVDGVRFTMTPALHSSWVEDEGMGFYGGAAAGFVVTMDGISVYHAGDTALFSDMQLIRDLYRPDVALLPIGGRYTMGPDEAMVAARYIGAKLVIPMHYDTFPAISQDTANFKQAIERTTAIRVKVLSPGESVEIGPEGSME; encoded by the coding sequence ATGAGGTTGACTTGGTTTGGCCATGCGTGTTTTTCGCTCGTTGGATCGCGGACAGTTCTCATCGATCCCTTCGTCCCCGAGGGCACGCTCCCGGTGGAACCCGATATCGTTGCGGTGACGCACGCCCATGCGGACCATCTGGGCATGACCGTGCAGTTGAAGAAGAAGACGGTCGCCATCAACGAGGTAGCGAAATATCTGGCGTCGAAGGGTGTCCCGGCCGAACCGATGAACATCGGCGGCAGCATCACCGTCGACGGCGTCCGGTTTACGATGACGCCCGCCCTCCATTCATCGTGGGTGGAGGATGAGGGCATGGGCTTCTACGGCGGTGCTGCAGCGGGTTTCGTCGTAACGATGGACGGCATCAGCGTCTACCATGCCGGGGATACGGCGCTCTTCTCCGATATGCAGCTTATCCGTGATCTCTACCGGCCGGACGTGGCGCTCCTTCCCATCGGCGGGCGCTACACGATGGGCCCCGATGAGGCGATGGTCGCGGCGCGGTACATCGGAGCCAAGTTGGTGATCCCGATGCACTACGACACCTTCCCCGCCATCTCGCAGGATACCGCGAACTTCAAGCAGGCTATCGAGCGGACGACGGCGATCCGGGTCAAGGTTCTCTCGCCGGGCGAGAGTGTCGAGATCGGTCCTGAAGGATCTATGGAGTGA